One genomic region from Clostridium saccharobutylicum DSM 13864 encodes:
- a CDS encoding transposase has protein sequence MIISLNIKSENDHYKIFEAVKIAFAKLNSNIQSTKGRPRKYSDEQIVACILYGVKSSIFSLRELEYRIKQDFVFRTIIQLNQVPDYSTFSLRTKILEKHIYYGIYAMFVELINPETRLCAIDGTALRSSKYDSEAKSGKGTRLGYYKGYKLHCIAAVSDIIIPLVFDLTTANVYDNQVSDLLYEAKIYNPFLILADAAYDSAGWFEIASSLEFNLLTDINMRKAKSIESFADKRYENALFLQSPIGLKLYKNRLKIEQLFSVLKGLYNLENPRLYGQARYERHIKWVLLAYLIDEFNKKQQGIKTRKYPWNL, from the coding sequence ATGATTATATCATTAAATATTAAAAGCGAAAATGACCATTATAAAATTTTTGAAGCTGTCAAAATTGCATTTGCTAAATTAAATTCAAATATTCAAAGTACTAAAGGCCGACCACGCAAGTATTCAGATGAACAAATAGTTGCATGTATATTATATGGCGTTAAAAGTAGTATTTTCAGTTTAAGGGAACTTGAATACCGTATAAAGCAAGACTTTGTGTTTCGAACTATAATTCAACTTAATCAAGTACCAGATTATTCTACATTCTCATTAAGAACTAAAATTTTAGAGAAGCATATATATTATGGTATTTATGCTATGTTTGTTGAACTTATCAATCCTGAAACTAGACTGTGTGCAATAGATGGAACTGCTTTAAGAAGTTCAAAATACGATAGCGAAGCTAAATCCGGCAAGGGTACCCGCCTTGGATACTATAAAGGTTATAAATTACACTGTATTGCAGCGGTTAGTGATATTATAATTCCTTTGGTTTTTGATTTAACAACCGCCAATGTTTATGACAATCAAGTCTCAGATTTACTATATGAAGCTAAAATTTATAATCCATTTTTAATACTTGCAGATGCAGCATATGATTCAGCAGGATGGTTTGAAATTGCTTCTAGCTTAGAATTTAATTTGTTAACTGATATAAATATGCGTAAGGCTAAAAGTATTGAGTCATTTGCTGATAAACGATATGAAAATGCCTTGTTTCTTCAATCTCCTATCGGATTAAAATTATATAAAAACAGATTGAAAATAGAGCAATTATTCTCTGTATTAAAGGGATTATATAACTTAGAAAACCCAAGACTTTATGGGCAAGCCCGATACGAACGTCATATAAAATGGGTCTTATTAGCGTACTTAATAGATGAATTTAATAAAAAACAGCAAGGAATAAAAACTAGAAAATATCCTTGGAATCTATAA
- a CDS encoding LiaF transmembrane domain-containing protein, with protein sequence MKKERIFWGVLFILAGIFMIMSKLTYFPNVNVFSLLLTVFLVIVIVKSVLHLNFSGILFPIAFICIIYDRQLGITNITPWTVLIAALLGSIGLSMIFHKQIKWNHHNYYHNNNEDYKFEKIDVEDESHVKFKNSFGASIKYINTDKFEQGEFECSFGAMKLYFDNAVMSNENAVVRINASFSGIELYIPKAWNVDDKTNVFLGSVSEKNRNNQVTTNTLTLVGDVSFSGVEIIYI encoded by the coding sequence ATGAAAAAAGAAAGAATTTTTTGGGGAGTTTTATTTATACTAGCAGGTATTTTTATGATTATGAGTAAACTCACATACTTTCCAAATGTGAATGTGTTTAGTTTATTGTTAACAGTTTTTTTGGTAATAGTTATTGTGAAGAGCGTACTTCATTTAAATTTTTCAGGAATTCTATTTCCTATAGCATTTATTTGCATAATATATGATAGACAATTAGGAATTACAAATATTACACCTTGGACTGTACTAATCGCAGCATTACTTGGTAGTATTGGCCTTTCTATGATTTTTCATAAACAAATTAAATGGAATCATCACAATTATTATCATAATAATAATGAAGATTATAAGTTTGAGAAAATTGATGTAGAAGATGAAAGTCATGTTAAATTTAAAAATTCATTTGGTGCTAGTATAAAATATATAAATACTGATAAGTTTGAGCAAGGAGAGTTTGAGTGTTCATTTGGTGCCATGAAGTTGTATTTTGATAATGCAGTAATGAGTAACGAAAATGCCGTAGTTAGGATTAATGCTTCTTTTTCAGGAATAGAATTATATATACCAAAAGCTTGGAATGTTGATGATAAAACTAACGTATTTTTGGGTTCTGTCAGCGAAAAAAATAGAAATAATCAAGTAACAACAAATACTTTAACATTAGTTGGTGATGTCAGCTTTTCTGGAGTGGAGATAATTTATATCTAA
- a CDS encoding flavodoxin family protein, producing the protein MTFTVLGITAGRKDSNSEILLKEALLACQEQGADVKMINLRDYNIIECTGCTACTHGMSSGKNVGCTLSKKDDKQAIMDVMLNVDAIIASAPTYDLMPTATFSKFMHRNLAYESAFLESIGAIEHRDRVAGLIAVGGSTRSWQSMALESMQATCFTNDFKVVDMYLATRVPAPKQCLLHDDMIKRAHKMGENIMTSLKTPVAERGWLGDEGMGWCPNCHSNALILGEPQWDGLYFPVECQVCGAGGNLEKTEEGKWKFVIQEDGLSRDRTDTEGRGHHVKEIIHTQGGFYTEENLAIVKEKFGKYKDLKFPTIEINK; encoded by the coding sequence ATGACATTTACAGTATTAGGTATTACAGCAGGAAGAAAGGATTCAAATTCTGAAATTTTATTAAAGGAAGCATTACTTGCGTGCCAAGAACAAGGTGCAGATGTTAAAATGATAAATCTAAGAGATTATAACATTATTGAATGTACAGGCTGTACAGCTTGTACACATGGTATGAGTAGTGGAAAAAATGTTGGATGTACATTAAGCAAAAAAGATGATAAGCAAGCAATCATGGATGTTATGTTAAATGTAGACGCTATAATTGCATCAGCACCAACATATGATTTAATGCCAACTGCAACATTTTCAAAATTTATGCATAGAAATCTTGCATATGAATCAGCATTTTTAGAATCAATTGGTGCAATCGAACATAGAGATAGAGTTGCAGGATTAATTGCAGTTGGAGGATCTACTCGTTCATGGCAATCAATGGCTTTGGAAAGTATGCAAGCTACATGTTTTACAAATGACTTTAAAGTAGTAGATATGTATTTAGCAACAAGAGTACCAGCACCAAAACAATGTTTATTACATGATGATATGATAAAGCGTGCTCATAAGATGGGTGAAAATATCATGACATCATTAAAAACACCGGTAGCAGAAAGAGGCTGGTTAGGCGACGAAGGTATGGGATGGTGTCCAAATTGTCATTCAAATGCACTGATTTTAGGAGAACCACAATGGGATGGATTATATTTCCCAGTTGAATGTCAAGTTTGTGGTGCAGGTGGAAATTTAGAAAAGACAGAAGAAGGTAAGTGGAAGTTTGTAATTCAAGAAGATGGATTAAGCCGTGATCGTACTGATACTGAAGGAAGAGGACATCATGTAAAGGAAATAATTCATACACAAGGTGGCTTCTATACAGAAGAAAATCTAGCAATTGTTAAAGAGAAATTTGGAAAGTATAAAGATTTAAAATTTCCTACAATTGAAATTAATAAATAA
- the rarD gene encoding EamA family transporter RarD: MNNEKTAGVIYAVTAYTLWGILPIYWKLIDSVFSMEILSNRIVWAFVFTAIIIAVTKQWDELKIIVKDKKQMLYIFIASILIAFNWGLYIWAVNSDKIVDASLGYYINPLLAVVLGVLIFKEKMNHWTAAALIIASVGVLIKTVQYGKIPWISLGLAISFGLYGAIKKSVKASSIVGLTIESAMVTPFAAAYIVSRHISGIGAFKTQGLLVILMLIGGGVVTAIPLLLFASGAKRLPLSLIGFTQYISPTISLFIGIFVYHEGFTAVDMIAFCFIWAAIAIYSFSQISLVKSPKNIEQIS; encoded by the coding sequence ATGAATAATGAAAAAACTGCAGGTGTAATATATGCAGTTACAGCATATACATTATGGGGGATTCTGCCTATATACTGGAAGCTTATTGATAGTGTGTTTTCGATGGAGATCTTATCCAATAGAATTGTATGGGCCTTTGTATTTACAGCTATAATTATTGCAGTAACTAAACAATGGGATGAATTGAAGATTATAGTTAAGGATAAGAAACAAATGTTGTATATCTTTATTGCATCAATTCTGATTGCTTTTAACTGGGGGTTATATATTTGGGCTGTTAATTCAGATAAAATTGTAGATGCAAGCCTTGGATATTATATAAATCCATTGTTAGCAGTGGTGCTAGGAGTGCTAATATTTAAAGAAAAGATGAATCATTGGACAGCAGCTGCTCTTATTATTGCCTCTGTTGGCGTGTTAATAAAAACTGTGCAATATGGTAAAATTCCTTGGATTTCTTTGGGGCTAGCTATTTCTTTTGGATTATATGGTGCAATTAAGAAATCGGTCAAAGCTAGCTCTATAGTTGGATTAACGATTGAATCAGCTATGGTTACTCCATTTGCTGCTGCATATATAGTGTCAAGGCATATAAGTGGAATAGGTGCTTTTAAGACACAAGGTTTACTCGTAATTCTTATGCTTATAGGAGGTGGAGTAGTTACAGCTATTCCATTGCTGCTTTTCGCAAGTGGTGCAAAAAGACTTCCTTTATCATTGATAGGTTTCACACAGTATATATCACCAACCATAAGCCTTTTTATTGGAATCTTCGTGTATCATGAAGGTTTTACAGCTGTTGATATGATAGCCTTTTGTTTTATATGGGCAGCAATAGCTATATATTCTTTTTCACAAATAAGTTTAGTTAAAAGCCCGAAGAATATAGAACAAATTAGTTAA
- a CDS encoding class II aldolase/adducin family protein — protein MLENLKIKLIKIAKDAERYNLCTERLGTFSIKEESSGYVVITPAKIKIQDLKLEHICVVDLNGNKIEASDGIEPNSDMLMHLETYKSKKDIRAFMHVHSVYATTFSVVNKVIPPITYDSAKYGGYIYVANYGKAKSVGVADELIENLNISNACLLECNGVVVVSNDIDDVLSKARCVERVAEIYYRVLELNRFKEPKRFTRDELASHIQNQ, from the coding sequence ATGTTAGAAAATTTAAAAATTAAACTTATAAAAATCGCTAAAGATGCGGAAAGATATAATTTATGTACAGAAAGATTAGGAACTTTCAGCATTAAAGAAGAAAGTTCAGGATATGTTGTCATAACACCAGCAAAAATTAAAATACAAGATTTGAAGCTAGAACATATTTGTGTTGTAGATTTAAATGGAAACAAAATTGAAGCAAGTGATGGAATTGAACCTAATAGTGATATGCTAATGCACCTTGAAACATATAAATCTAAAAAAGATATAAGAGCTTTTATGCATGTTCACTCAGTTTATGCAACTACTTTTTCTGTTGTTAATAAGGTGATTCCACCAATAACTTATGATTCAGCAAAATATGGCGGATACATTTATGTGGCTAATTATGGAAAAGCAAAGAGCGTTGGAGTAGCAGATGAATTAATAGAAAATTTAAATATAAGTAATGCATGTCTGTTAGAATGTAATGGAGTTGTTGTTGTAAGCAACGATATAGATGATGTATTATCTAAGGCAAGATGTGTTGAAAGAGTAGCTGAAATTTATTATAGAGTATTAGAATTAAATAGATTCAAAGAACCTAAAAGATTCACAAGAGATGAATTAGCGTCACACATTCAAAATCAATAA
- a CDS encoding LytTR family DNA-binding domain-containing protein: MKIQVEVDNKIKENEVIIRCSKLSEEVKNIQSMLDDMLSNNKRITFYKGDTEYYLSLEEVLFFDTEENGICAHTINNIYNVKYKLYELEELLPGYFMRVSKSTILNTNHIYSITRSLSSSSKVEFQNTHKQVYVSRYYYKPLKIKLLEKRK, encoded by the coding sequence ATGAAGATACAAGTTGAAGTAGACAATAAAATTAAAGAAAATGAAGTTATTATTAGATGCAGTAAATTAAGTGAAGAAGTTAAAAATATTCAAAGTATGCTTGATGACATGCTGTCAAATAATAAACGTATAACTTTTTACAAAGGTGATACTGAGTATTATCTTTCTTTGGAAGAAGTTTTATTTTTTGATACTGAAGAAAATGGTATTTGTGCACATACCATTAACAATATTTATAATGTAAAATATAAACTTTATGAACTTGAAGAATTATTGCCAGGATATTTTATGAGAGTTTCAAAGTCAACAATTTTAAATACGAATCATATTTACTCTATAACACGTAGTTTATCATCATCAAGCAAGGTTGAATTTCAAAATACTCACAAACAGGTATATGTATCAAGATATTATTATAAACCTTTAAAAATTAAATTATTAGAAAAGAGGAAATGA
- a CDS encoding DUF2935 domain-containing protein: MLSNRKFIKQSLELHLFFTRIMKEHSFFLEVGFTPKDSNYIEMADAFRMEFDKLLADVISISEGVISNEVIESGEAVTQFTIAAEQASAYYTGVKIAVNLTKVESKLMGYSLNRDGCDALEQKVFDINDRAMELTRGLIEYKSKLLSDVLSCNVFTVNYPLLIDHILREAKLYYILVKRLQNREEIDIDKEAYEQEVFWNRIMAEHSKFIRGLLDPTEDDLINTANNFGHQFDELEKDAKQAMDESMSNSQLTNDSYKATLAIKKFKTQGTQGLLQCKIQSIIIPLLGDHVLREANHYLRLLRIFKKESDMNYD; this comes from the coding sequence GTGTTATCAAATAGAAAATTTATAAAACAATCTTTGGAGTTACATCTTTTCTTTACAAGAATCATGAAGGAGCACTCATTTTTTTTAGAAGTAGGCTTTACACCAAAGGATTCAAATTATATAGAGATGGCAGATGCTTTTAGAATGGAGTTTGATAAACTTTTAGCTGATGTAATTTCTATTTCTGAGGGTGTTATAAGCAATGAAGTAATAGAATCAGGGGAAGCAGTAACACAATTTACAATAGCAGCCGAACAAGCATCAGCATATTACACAGGAGTAAAAATTGCAGTTAATCTTACTAAAGTAGAATCGAAATTAATGGGCTATTCTCTAAATAGAGATGGTTGTGATGCTCTTGAACAAAAAGTATTTGATATTAACGATAGAGCAATGGAGCTAACTAGAGGGTTAATAGAATATAAGAGTAAATTATTATCGGATGTTTTATCATGTAATGTATTTACAGTTAATTATCCTTTGCTTATAGATCATATTTTAAGAGAAGCAAAACTTTATTATATACTAGTTAAAAGACTTCAAAATCGTGAAGAGATTGATATAGATAAAGAAGCTTATGAGCAAGAAGTTTTCTGGAATAGAATTATGGCTGAACATTCAAAATTTATTCGTGGACTTCTTGATCCAACTGAAGATGATCTAATAAATACAGCAAATAATTTTGGACATCAATTTGATGAACTGGAAAAGGATGCAAAACAAGCTATGGATGAATCAATGTCAAATTCGCAACTTACAAATGATAGTTACAAAGCTACTTTAGCAATAAAGAAATTTAAGACACAAGGTACACAAGGATTGTTGCAATGCAAAATTCAATCCATAATAATACCACTACTTGGTGATCATGTTTTACGTGAAGCAAATCACTATTTACGTTTATTAAGGATATTTAAAAAAGAGTCAGATATGAATTATGATTAA
- a CDS encoding acyl CoA:acetate/3-ketoacid CoA transferase — translation MVTKISSKEAADLVKDNDVLATSGFALLGVPESLIKSLEKRFLQEDSPRNLTLMFAAASGDRENKGLNHLAHEGLVSKIIGGHLGLAPKLGTLIRHNKTYAYNLPQGVMCHMFRNKAGKKTGTITKVGLNTFVDPRVEGGKANSRTEEDIVQVIDILGEENLIYKCPDIDVAFIRGTYADENGNITMEHEATYSEAACIAQAVKNCGGIVVVQVEKIVKPGTLDPRAVKIPRIYVDYIVEAEDKEDQAQILGCSYDPSLTGEANMVADRLDSLSLDERKIVGRRAAMELVKGQVVNIGIGMPEAIANVANEEGIADYFTLTVEPGAIGGIPQGGNKFGASINPECMFDQPTQFDFYDGGGLDIAFLGLAEVDKYGNINVSKFGTKIPGCGGFINITQNSKKVVFCGTFTAKGLEIKVENGQLKIINEGRNKKFVDSVNQITFSGNRARKLNQPVMYITERAVFELKGDGMYLTEIAPGVDLKKDILEKMDFTPIIDENLKLMDERIFLDEVMELNK, via the coding sequence ATGGTAACAAAAATTAGCTCTAAAGAAGCAGCAGATTTGGTAAAAGATAATGACGTTTTAGCAACATCAGGTTTTGCATTATTAGGAGTTCCAGAATCGCTAATCAAAAGTTTAGAAAAAAGATTTTTACAGGAGGATAGTCCACGAAATTTAACTTTAATGTTTGCAGCAGCATCAGGTGACAGAGAAAATAAAGGATTAAATCATTTAGCACATGAAGGATTAGTTTCTAAGATTATAGGTGGACACTTAGGGCTAGCACCTAAGTTAGGAACATTGATTAGACATAATAAAACATATGCCTATAATTTGCCTCAGGGAGTCATGTGCCATATGTTTAGGAATAAAGCAGGCAAGAAGACAGGCACAATAACTAAAGTTGGTTTAAATACCTTTGTAGATCCGAGAGTAGAAGGCGGAAAAGCAAATTCGAGAACTGAAGAAGATATAGTTCAAGTAATAGATATTTTAGGTGAAGAAAATTTAATATACAAATGTCCTGATATCGATGTGGCTTTTATAAGAGGAACATACGCAGATGAAAATGGAAATATTACAATGGAGCATGAGGCCACTTATTCAGAAGCTGCATGTATAGCACAGGCAGTTAAAAATTGTGGTGGGATAGTTGTTGTACAAGTTGAAAAAATTGTTAAACCAGGAACACTGGATCCAAGGGCTGTAAAGATACCCAGAATTTATGTTGATTATATAGTTGAAGCGGAAGATAAAGAAGACCAAGCACAGATATTAGGATGTAGTTATGATCCTTCGTTAACTGGAGAAGCTAATATGGTAGCAGATAGATTAGATTCATTAAGTTTAGATGAGAGGAAAATTGTTGGAAGAAGAGCAGCAATGGAATTGGTTAAAGGACAAGTTGTAAATATCGGTATTGGAATGCCAGAGGCAATTGCGAATGTTGCCAATGAAGAGGGAATAGCAGATTATTTTACTTTAACGGTAGAACCAGGAGCAATAGGTGGAATTCCACAAGGTGGAAATAAGTTTGGAGCATCAATAAATCCAGAATGCATGTTTGATCAACCAACTCAATTTGATTTTTATGATGGTGGAGGTTTAGACATAGCATTTTTAGGACTTGCAGAAGTGGACAAGTATGGAAATATAAATGTAAGTAAATTTGGGACAAAGATTCCTGGATGCGGTGGATTTATCAATATTACTCAAAACTCAAAAAAAGTAGTTTTTTGTGGAACATTTACAGCTAAGGGGTTAGAGATAAAAGTAGAAAATGGACAATTAAAAATTATAAATGAGGGTAGGAACAAGAAGTTTGTAGATTCTGTTAATCAAATTACTTTTAGTGGAAATCGTGCTAGGAAGCTTAATCAACCAGTTATGTACATTACAGAAAGAGCAGTTTTTGAGCTGAAAGGTGATGGCATGTATTTAACAGAAATTGCTCCAGGAGTAGATCTTAAGAAGGATATATTAGAAAAAATGGATTTCACTCCAATAATAGATGAAAATCTTAAATTAATGGATGAGAGAATATTCTTAGATGAAGTAATGGAATTAAATAAATAA
- the mmuM gene encoding homocysteine S-methyltransferase, which translates to MNPINNILNDFPLIILDGALATELENRGCDINDSLWSAKILAEKPEMIEKVHYDYFAAGADCAITSSYQATIDGFIQKGFSEDEAVSLIKRSVQIAKKARDDFWNNTENRKNRPTPLVAGSVGPYGAYLADGSEYRGDYKITEEEIINFHRPRIKILVEEGVDILACETIPSLIEAKALVKLLKEFPGISCWISFSCKNAYEISDGTNISECANYLDKFDQVAAIGLNCTAPQYVESLITEIKNNSNKPVVVYPNSGEEYDANSKTWHGHSSSESYCCSAKGWFEKGAKLIGGCCRTTPQDIKAISKWSRNL; encoded by the coding sequence ATGAATCCAATTAATAACATTTTGAATGATTTTCCATTAATAATTTTAGACGGTGCATTAGCTACAGAACTTGAAAATAGAGGCTGCGATATTAACGATTCTCTTTGGTCTGCTAAAATCTTAGCTGAAAAGCCTGAAATGATAGAAAAAGTACATTATGATTACTTTGCTGCTGGTGCTGATTGTGCAATAACATCAAGTTACCAAGCTACTATTGATGGTTTTATACAAAAAGGATTTTCTGAAGATGAAGCAGTATCTCTTATAAAAAGATCTGTGCAAATTGCTAAAAAAGCAAGAGATGACTTTTGGAATAATACTGAAAATAGAAAAAATAGACCAACTCCTTTAGTAGCTGGTTCAGTTGGTCCTTATGGTGCTTATCTCGCTGATGGTTCTGAATATCGCGGTGATTATAAAATCACAGAAGAAGAAATAATTAATTTTCATAGACCAAGAATAAAAATTTTAGTAGAAGAAGGCGTAGATATTCTTGCTTGTGAAACCATTCCAAGCCTTATTGAAGCAAAAGCTCTTGTTAAGCTTCTCAAAGAATTCCCTGGGATTTCTTGTTGGATAAGCTTTAGCTGTAAAAACGCTTATGAAATAAGTGATGGAACTAATATTTCTGAATGTGCTAATTATTTAGATAAATTTGATCAAGTTGCAGCAATTGGATTAAATTGTACTGCACCTCAATATGTAGAATCACTAATTACAGAAATTAAAAATAATTCTAATAAACCTGTAGTAGTTTATCCAAACTCTGGTGAAGAATATGATGCTAATTCAAAAACATGGCATGGCCATTCTTCTAGCGAATCCTACTGTTGCAGTGCTAAAGGCTGGTTTGAAAAAGGTGCGAAGCTAATAGGTGGCTGTTGCAGAACAACACCCCAAGATATAAAAGCTATTTCTAAGTGGAGTAGAAATCTATAA
- a CDS encoding sodium:calcium antiporter — MIITILIMLAAALLIYFSCELFVNAIEWVGKAFNISQNAVGTVLAAFGTALPESVVTLIAVAFGTNASQKDVGIGAALGGPLVLSTLAYAVVGISIIIFRNNRKLGSHLNIDGRKLGHDQLWFLFIFVFKVGLGFVAFAIKPYLGILFFIAYGFYFFTEMNGESKEIDEKLEPLKFASKSLNPKKSIILFQTLFSLTLIFVGSQLFVHNLNNFSTALGIPAHIVALFLSPVATELPEILNAIIWVRQGKENLALANISGSMMIQATVPSGLGIMFTSWIFDKSLAFSAIITFIAILFLYMTLRKHHLSVKRLSFVAMFYVAFVIGMIFII; from the coding sequence ATGATTATCACTATTCTAATTATGCTTGCTGCTGCACTTTTAATTTACTTTAGTTGTGAATTATTCGTTAATGCAATTGAATGGGTGGGCAAAGCATTTAATATTTCGCAAAATGCTGTAGGAACTGTTCTTGCGGCTTTTGGTACTGCTTTGCCAGAAAGTGTTGTTACTTTAATAGCCGTAGCTTTTGGAACTAATGCAAGTCAAAAAGACGTAGGAATTGGAGCAGCACTTGGAGGTCCTCTAGTTTTAAGTACACTTGCTTATGCTGTTGTGGGTATAAGTATTATTATTTTTCGTAACAATAGGAAACTTGGAAGTCATCTTAATATTGATGGAAGAAAACTCGGACATGATCAACTTTGGTTTTTATTTATTTTTGTATTCAAAGTTGGCTTGGGATTTGTTGCATTTGCAATTAAACCTTATCTTGGAATTTTATTTTTCATAGCTTATGGATTCTACTTTTTTACTGAAATGAATGGTGAAAGTAAAGAAATAGACGAAAAACTTGAACCTTTAAAATTTGCTTCTAAAAGTTTAAATCCTAAAAAATCAATTATATTGTTTCAAACTCTATTTTCACTAACATTAATATTTGTTGGTTCGCAATTGTTTGTACATAATTTAAACAATTTTAGTACAGCTCTTGGTATACCAGCTCATATTGTTGCCTTATTTTTAAGTCCAGTAGCTACAGAGTTACCAGAAATACTTAATGCTATTATATGGGTTAGACAAGGAAAAGAAAACCTGGCTCTTGCAAATATTAGTGGTTCTATGATGATTCAAGCTACAGTGCCAAGTGGATTAGGTATTATGTTTACGTCATGGATTTTTGATAAAAGTTTAGCATTTTCAGCAATTATAACATTTATAGCTATTTTATTTTTATACATGACATTAAGAAAGCATCATTTATCAGTTAAACGCTTATCATTTGTGGCTATGTTCTATGTAGCTTTTGTTATAGGTATGATTTTCATAATATAA